Proteins found in one Anabas testudineus chromosome 1, fAnaTes1.2, whole genome shotgun sequence genomic segment:
- the LOC113162259 gene encoding E3 ubiquitin/ISG15 ligase TRIM25-like gives MADVDEFSLLGLEDELTCSICLSTFDCPVTIPCGHNFCQDCLLKTWTDSYSCPQCRTHFATKPELKKNTVLSTVVETFNLRSTKGESSVFKEEKEAEKIKVIRCDTCMEAEASQTCLTCMASFCEEHLRPHRENPNFRVHQLSEPVGDLLERICPDHHKLMELFCSQHGRPICSLCLQQVHKGCSFTSPEEQRSLKESELRDKLGLLDGKIEKTEAVISQMNETQSKLKDGAIKRKALLAATYQQIRDMLAQEEQKAHIEVDCELEVGQMKLRNLMKRLTDNAEAMRKVREDVNSLLSQSHTLDFLQTSFDLPGVVKFDPHMPRINLDSKKVTATQAFAAELKENLTEILKQPVEARLPLIKPQECPELNTDISASGKRVVPAQEPANTNSTGPRPEHEPPEQKIQPTSHSPGHPPIQPVYQPIPVPVYSYVSYRGGWNPSQHAQSRDPPFKAKFKKSDASHQTHHKQEKKPPSASGGKKPSSASSDFTKKDKPKNDSPGKKPTGHKPQSKKH, from the exons ATGGCCGACGTGGACGAGTTTTCTCTGCTGGGTCTGGAGGATGAGCTCACCTGCAGCATCTGTCTCAGTACCTTTGACTGTCCGGTGACCATCCCCTGCGGACACAACTTCTGCCAGGACTGTCTCCTCAAGACCTGGACGGACTCGTACAGCTGTCCTCAGTGTCGGACCCACTTCGCGACCAAACCGGAGCTGAAGAAGAACACGGTCCTCAGCACCGTGGTGGAGACCTTCAACCTGAGGTCGACCAAAGGAGAGTCCAGCGTGttcaaagaggagaaagaggccGAGAAAATCAAGGTGATCCGTTGTGATACGTGTATGGAAGCAGAGGCGTCCCAGACCTGCCTCACCTGCATGGCCTCTTTCTGCGAGGAGCACCTGCGGCCTCACCGGGAAAACCCGAACTTCCGCGTCCACCAGCTGAGTGAGCCTGTCGGGGACCTGTTGGAGCGCATCTGCCCGGACCACCACAAGCTGATGGAGCTGTTCTGCAGCCAGCATGGCCGCCCGATCTGCAGCCTCTGCCTGCAGCAGGTCCACAAAGGCTGCTCCTTCACCTCCCCTGAGGAGCAGAGGAGCCTGAAAGAG TCTGAACTCAGAGACAAGTTGGGATTACTGGATGGGAAGATTGAGAAGACTGAGGCTGTAATAAGTCAAATGAACGAGACACAGAGCAAGCTGAag GACGGAGCAATCAAAAGGAAGGCATTATTAGCAGCTACGTATCAGCAGATACGAGATATGTTGGCCCAAGAGGAGCAGAAGGCCCACATTGAGGTGGACTGCGAGCTGGAGGTCGGTCAGATGAAACTTCGAAACCTGATGAAGAGATTAACTGACAATGCGGAGGCAATGAGAAAAGTCAGAGAAGATGTCAACAGTCTTCTGAGTCAGTCTCACACCCTGGACTTTCTACAG ACTTCATTTGACTTACCTGGGGTGGTAAAGTTCGATCCTCACATGCCTCGAATTAACCTGGACTCCAAGAAGGTGACAGCGACGCAGGCCTTTGCTGCTGAACTGAAGGAGAATCTGACAGAGATCCTCAAACAGCCAGTAGAGGCCAGACTACCATTAATAAAACCGCAGGAATGTCCAG AACTGAACACTGACATTTCTGCATCTG GTAAAAGAGTAGTTCCTGCCCAAGAACCTGCAAATACGAACAGTACTGGACCTCGGCCAGAACATG AACCTCCAGAGCAGAAAATACAGCCCACATCCCACAGTCCAGGCCATCCTCCCATCCAGCCGGTCTACCAGCCAATTCCTGTGCCTGTTTATTCCTACGTCAGCTACCGGGGAGGCTGGAATCCATCGCAGCATGCACAAAGCAGGGATCCTCCGTTTAAGGCAAAAT TCAAGAAAAGTGACGCAAGTCACCAGACCCATCACA AACAAGAGAAAAAGCCACCGAGTGCTTCAGGTGGAAAGAAGCCCAGCTCAGCCTCGTCTGATTTCACCAAGAAAGATAAACCCAAAAACGATTCTCCTGGAAAGAAGCCAACTGGACACAAGCCACAGTCTAAGAAACACTAG
- the trim25 gene encoding E3 ubiquitin/ISG15 ligase TRIM25 isoform X3, whose protein sequence is MADVDEFSLLGLEDELTCSICLSTFDCPVTIPCGHNFCQDCLLKTWTDSYSCPQCRTHFATKPELKKNTVLSTVVETFNLRSTKGESSLFKEEKEAEKIKVIRCDTCMEAEASQTCLTCMASFCEEHLRPHRENPIFRVHQLSEPVGDLLERICPDHHKLMELFCSQHGRPICSLCLQQVHKGCSFTSPEEQRSLKESDLRGKLSLLDGKIMKNDAVLSQMRDMQNKLKVTATNRKKAVAAEYQQIRDILMREERDALTAVDQEVESGQTKLRNLMKKFTENIDNMNKAKEDIHSLLSQSQTLAFLQNSFNLPPAVNFDPYTPRINLDSKKVIATQNFAAALKEHLTEILRQPVEARLPIKKPASASGFTPSSPGPHEESEPQWPSGNTRFPRSHSPGPGCQPKAGVKKRPQKQTKKTLQFTEDMAANNSATSSSENLMEFGGKDKSRGGPAAAEAKQTPETSDIPPNITAAEKRNDLLKYGTVLTLDPRTAHKRITLSEGFTKASVSDEHTNYPDCPQRFSVCSQVLTSKGFSRGRHYWEVRLSSNNFIGVGLAYNSIDRKGPTSRLGRNTQSWCVEWFNVKLSAWHNSSETVLVNPNPKRVGVLVDCEEGMATFYNVADRAYPFHCFVFPFTEAVYPAFWIFSSGSSVSLCKLQA, encoded by the exons ATGGCCGACGTGGACGAGTTTTCTCTGCTGGGTCTGGAGGATGAGCTCACCTGCAGCATCTGTCTCAGTACCTTTGACTGTCCGGTGACCATCCCCTGCGGACACAACTTCTGCCAGGACTGTCTCCTCAAGACCTGGACGGACTCGTACAGCTGTCCTCAGTGTCGGACCCACTTCGCGACCAAACCGGAGCTGAAGAAGAACACGGTCCTCAGCACCGTGGTGGAGACCTTCAACCTGAGGTCGACCAAAGGAGAGTCCAGCCTGttcaaagaggagaaagaggccGAGAAAATCAAGGTGATCCGTTGTGATACGTGTATGGAAGCAGAGGCGTCCCAGACCTGCCTCACCTGCATGGCCTCTTTCTGCGAGGAGCACCTGCGGCCTCACCGGGAAAACCCCATTTTCCGCGTCCACCAGCTGAGTGAGCCTGTCGGGGACCTGTTGGAGCGCATCTGCCCGGACCACCACAAGCTGATGGAGCTGTTCTGCAGCCAGCATGGCCGCCCGATCTGCAGCCTCTGCCTGCAGCAGGTCCACAAAGGCTGCTCCTTCACGTCCCCTGAGGAGCAGAGGAGCCTGAAAgag TCCGACCTGAGAGGCAAGCTTAGTTTGCTAGACGGGAAGATAATGAAGAACGACGCTGTTTTGTCTCAAATGAGGGACATGCAGAACAAGCTGAAG GTCACAGCGACCAACAGGAAAAAAGCTGTGGCAGCCGAGTACCAGCAGATACGGGACATATTAATGAGAGAGGAGCGTGATGCTCTGACTGCAGTGGACCAAGAGGTGGAGAGCGGTCAAACAAAACTCAGGAACCTCATGAAGAAGTTCACTGAGAACATTGACAACATGAATAAAGCTAAAGAAGACATCCACAGTCTGCTGAGTCAGTCCCAAACACTGGCCTTTCTCCAG aATTCATTCAACCTGCCCCCTGCTGTGAACTTTGACCCTTACACCCCTCGAATCAACCTGGACTCTAAGAAGGTGATTGCGACACAAAACTTTGCTGCTGCACTGAAGGAGCATCTGACAGAGATCCTCAGGCAGCCAGTTGAGGCCAGACTACCAATAAAGAAGCCAG CTTCTGCCTCAGGATTTACACCGTCGAGCCCCGGACCTCACGAGGAATCTG AGCCTCAATGGCCCTCAGGGAATACCAGATTCCCCAGGTCCCACAGCCCAGGTCCAGGTTGTCAACCCAAAGCAGGGGTAAAGAAGAGACCTCAAA aacaaaccaaaaaaactcTCCAGTTCACTGAAGACATGGCGGCAAATAACAGTGCTACCAGTTCTAGTGAAAACCTGATGGAATTCGGTGGAAAAGACAAATCAAGAGGTGGTCCTGCTGCGGCTGAAGCCAAACAGACGCCAG AAACTTCTGACATTCCTCCAAACATAACAGCTGCTGAAAAGAGAAATGACCTTCTGAAAt ATGGCACCGTACTCACTCTGGATCCAAGGACAGCCCACAAACGCATCACACTGAGCGAGGGCTTCACCAAAGCCTCTGTGTCAGATGAGCACACAAACTACCCTGACTGCCCTCAACGCTTTTCTGTCTGCTCCCAGGTGCTCACCTCCAAGGGTTTCTCTAGAGGGCGACACTACTGGGAAGTCCGACTGAGCAGCAACAACTTCATTGGCGTCGGCTTGGCTTACAACAGCATCGACCGCAAAGGTCCCACCAGCCGACTGGGCCGCAACACCCAGTCCTGGTGTGTTGAGTGGTTTAATGTCAAACTCTCCGCTTGGCATAACAGCAGTGAGACCGTGCTGGTCAATCCTAATCCAAAGCGCGTAGGTGTGCTGGTGGATTGTGAGGAGGGCATGGCTACATTCTATAATGTGGCTGACAGGGCGTATCCCTTTCACTGCTTTGTGTTCCCCTTTACTGAAGCTGTGTATCCAGCTTTCTGGATTTTCTCAAGTGGCTCGTCCGTTTCTTTGTGCAAACTTCAGGCCTGA
- the trim25 gene encoding E3 ubiquitin/ISG15 ligase TRIM25 isoform X1, with product MADVDEFSLLGLEDELTCSICLSTFDCPVTIPCGHNFCQDCLLKTWTDSYSCPQCRTHFATKPELKKNTVLSTVVETFNLRSTKGESSLFKEEKEAEKIKVIRCDTCMEAEASQTCLTCMASFCEEHLRPHRENPIFRVHQLSEPVGDLLERICPDHHKLMELFCSQHGRPICSLCLQQVHKGCSFTSPEEQRSLKESDLRGKLSLLDGKIMKNDAVLSQMRDMQNKLKVTATNRKKAVAAEYQQIRDILMREERDALTAVDQEVESGQTKLRNLMKKFTENIDNMNKAKEDIHSLLSQSQTLAFLQNSFNLPPAVNFDPYTPRINLDSKKVIATQNFAAALKEHLTEILRQPVEARLPIKKPEINTDSVTSASASGFTPSSPGPHEESEPQWPSGNTRFPRSHSPGPGCQPKAGVKKRPQKQTKKTLQFTEDMAANNSATSSSENLMEFGGKDKSRGGPAAAEAKQTPETSDIPPNITAAEKRNDLLKYGTVLTLDPRTAHKRITLSEGFTKASVSDEHTNYPDCPQRFSVCSQVLTSKGFSRGRHYWEVRLSSNNFIGVGLAYNSIDRKGPTSRLGRNTQSWCVEWFNVKLSAWHNSSETVLVNPNPKRVGVLVDCEEGMATFYNVADRAYPFHCFVFPFTEAVYPAFWIFSSGSSVSLCKLQA from the exons ATGGCCGACGTGGACGAGTTTTCTCTGCTGGGTCTGGAGGATGAGCTCACCTGCAGCATCTGTCTCAGTACCTTTGACTGTCCGGTGACCATCCCCTGCGGACACAACTTCTGCCAGGACTGTCTCCTCAAGACCTGGACGGACTCGTACAGCTGTCCTCAGTGTCGGACCCACTTCGCGACCAAACCGGAGCTGAAGAAGAACACGGTCCTCAGCACCGTGGTGGAGACCTTCAACCTGAGGTCGACCAAAGGAGAGTCCAGCCTGttcaaagaggagaaagaggccGAGAAAATCAAGGTGATCCGTTGTGATACGTGTATGGAAGCAGAGGCGTCCCAGACCTGCCTCACCTGCATGGCCTCTTTCTGCGAGGAGCACCTGCGGCCTCACCGGGAAAACCCCATTTTCCGCGTCCACCAGCTGAGTGAGCCTGTCGGGGACCTGTTGGAGCGCATCTGCCCGGACCACCACAAGCTGATGGAGCTGTTCTGCAGCCAGCATGGCCGCCCGATCTGCAGCCTCTGCCTGCAGCAGGTCCACAAAGGCTGCTCCTTCACGTCCCCTGAGGAGCAGAGGAGCCTGAAAgag TCCGACCTGAGAGGCAAGCTTAGTTTGCTAGACGGGAAGATAATGAAGAACGACGCTGTTTTGTCTCAAATGAGGGACATGCAGAACAAGCTGAAG GTCACAGCGACCAACAGGAAAAAAGCTGTGGCAGCCGAGTACCAGCAGATACGGGACATATTAATGAGAGAGGAGCGTGATGCTCTGACTGCAGTGGACCAAGAGGTGGAGAGCGGTCAAACAAAACTCAGGAACCTCATGAAGAAGTTCACTGAGAACATTGACAACATGAATAAAGCTAAAGAAGACATCCACAGTCTGCTGAGTCAGTCCCAAACACTGGCCTTTCTCCAG aATTCATTCAACCTGCCCCCTGCTGTGAACTTTGACCCTTACACCCCTCGAATCAACCTGGACTCTAAGAAGGTGATTGCGACACAAAACTTTGCTGCTGCACTGAAGGAGCATCTGACAGAGATCCTCAGGCAGCCAGTTGAGGCCAGACTACCAATAAAGAAGCCAG AAATTAACACTGACAGTGTTACATCTG CTTCTGCCTCAGGATTTACACCGTCGAGCCCCGGACCTCACGAGGAATCTG AGCCTCAATGGCCCTCAGGGAATACCAGATTCCCCAGGTCCCACAGCCCAGGTCCAGGTTGTCAACCCAAAGCAGGGGTAAAGAAGAGACCTCAAA aacaaaccaaaaaaactcTCCAGTTCACTGAAGACATGGCGGCAAATAACAGTGCTACCAGTTCTAGTGAAAACCTGATGGAATTCGGTGGAAAAGACAAATCAAGAGGTGGTCCTGCTGCGGCTGAAGCCAAACAGACGCCAG AAACTTCTGACATTCCTCCAAACATAACAGCTGCTGAAAAGAGAAATGACCTTCTGAAAt ATGGCACCGTACTCACTCTGGATCCAAGGACAGCCCACAAACGCATCACACTGAGCGAGGGCTTCACCAAAGCCTCTGTGTCAGATGAGCACACAAACTACCCTGACTGCCCTCAACGCTTTTCTGTCTGCTCCCAGGTGCTCACCTCCAAGGGTTTCTCTAGAGGGCGACACTACTGGGAAGTCCGACTGAGCAGCAACAACTTCATTGGCGTCGGCTTGGCTTACAACAGCATCGACCGCAAAGGTCCCACCAGCCGACTGGGCCGCAACACCCAGTCCTGGTGTGTTGAGTGGTTTAATGTCAAACTCTCCGCTTGGCATAACAGCAGTGAGACCGTGCTGGTCAATCCTAATCCAAAGCGCGTAGGTGTGCTGGTGGATTGTGAGGAGGGCATGGCTACATTCTATAATGTGGCTGACAGGGCGTATCCCTTTCACTGCTTTGTGTTCCCCTTTACTGAAGCTGTGTATCCAGCTTTCTGGATTTTCTCAAGTGGCTCGTCCGTTTCTTTGTGCAAACTTCAGGCCTGA
- the trim25 gene encoding E3 ubiquitin/ISG15 ligase TRIM25 isoform X2 — MADVDEFSLLGLEDELTCSICLSTFDCPVTIPCGHNFCQDCLLKTWTDSYSCPQCRTHFATKPELKKNTVLSTVVETFNLRSTKGESSLFKEEKEAEKIKVIRCDTCMEAEASQTCLTCMASFCEEHLRPHRENPIFRVHQLSEPVGDLLERICPDHHKLMELFCSQHGRPICSLCLQQVHKGCSFTSPEEQRSLKESDLRGKLSLLDGKIMKNDAVLSQMRDMQNKLKVTATNRKKAVAAEYQQIRDILMREERDALTAVDQEVESGQTKLRNLMKKFTENIDNMNKAKEDIHSLLSQSQTLAFLQNSFNLPPAVNFDPYTPRINLDSKKVIATQNFAAALKEHLTEILRQPVEARLPIKKPGEYAASASGFTPSSPGPHEESEPQWPSGNTRFPRSHSPGPGCQPKAGVKKRPQKQTKKTLQFTEDMAANNSATSSSENLMEFGGKDKSRGGPAAAEAKQTPETSDIPPNITAAEKRNDLLKYGTVLTLDPRTAHKRITLSEGFTKASVSDEHTNYPDCPQRFSVCSQVLTSKGFSRGRHYWEVRLSSNNFIGVGLAYNSIDRKGPTSRLGRNTQSWCVEWFNVKLSAWHNSSETVLVNPNPKRVGVLVDCEEGMATFYNVADRAYPFHCFVFPFTEAVYPAFWIFSSGSSVSLCKLQA, encoded by the exons ATGGCCGACGTGGACGAGTTTTCTCTGCTGGGTCTGGAGGATGAGCTCACCTGCAGCATCTGTCTCAGTACCTTTGACTGTCCGGTGACCATCCCCTGCGGACACAACTTCTGCCAGGACTGTCTCCTCAAGACCTGGACGGACTCGTACAGCTGTCCTCAGTGTCGGACCCACTTCGCGACCAAACCGGAGCTGAAGAAGAACACGGTCCTCAGCACCGTGGTGGAGACCTTCAACCTGAGGTCGACCAAAGGAGAGTCCAGCCTGttcaaagaggagaaagaggccGAGAAAATCAAGGTGATCCGTTGTGATACGTGTATGGAAGCAGAGGCGTCCCAGACCTGCCTCACCTGCATGGCCTCTTTCTGCGAGGAGCACCTGCGGCCTCACCGGGAAAACCCCATTTTCCGCGTCCACCAGCTGAGTGAGCCTGTCGGGGACCTGTTGGAGCGCATCTGCCCGGACCACCACAAGCTGATGGAGCTGTTCTGCAGCCAGCATGGCCGCCCGATCTGCAGCCTCTGCCTGCAGCAGGTCCACAAAGGCTGCTCCTTCACGTCCCCTGAGGAGCAGAGGAGCCTGAAAgag TCCGACCTGAGAGGCAAGCTTAGTTTGCTAGACGGGAAGATAATGAAGAACGACGCTGTTTTGTCTCAAATGAGGGACATGCAGAACAAGCTGAAG GTCACAGCGACCAACAGGAAAAAAGCTGTGGCAGCCGAGTACCAGCAGATACGGGACATATTAATGAGAGAGGAGCGTGATGCTCTGACTGCAGTGGACCAAGAGGTGGAGAGCGGTCAAACAAAACTCAGGAACCTCATGAAGAAGTTCACTGAGAACATTGACAACATGAATAAAGCTAAAGAAGACATCCACAGTCTGCTGAGTCAGTCCCAAACACTGGCCTTTCTCCAG aATTCATTCAACCTGCCCCCTGCTGTGAACTTTGACCCTTACACCCCTCGAATCAACCTGGACTCTAAGAAGGTGATTGCGACACAAAACTTTGCTGCTGCACTGAAGGAGCATCTGACAGAGATCCTCAGGCAGCCAGTTGAGGCCAGACTACCAATAAAGAAGCCAGGTGAATATGCAG CTTCTGCCTCAGGATTTACACCGTCGAGCCCCGGACCTCACGAGGAATCTG AGCCTCAATGGCCCTCAGGGAATACCAGATTCCCCAGGTCCCACAGCCCAGGTCCAGGTTGTCAACCCAAAGCAGGGGTAAAGAAGAGACCTCAAA aacaaaccaaaaaaactcTCCAGTTCACTGAAGACATGGCGGCAAATAACAGTGCTACCAGTTCTAGTGAAAACCTGATGGAATTCGGTGGAAAAGACAAATCAAGAGGTGGTCCTGCTGCGGCTGAAGCCAAACAGACGCCAG AAACTTCTGACATTCCTCCAAACATAACAGCTGCTGAAAAGAGAAATGACCTTCTGAAAt ATGGCACCGTACTCACTCTGGATCCAAGGACAGCCCACAAACGCATCACACTGAGCGAGGGCTTCACCAAAGCCTCTGTGTCAGATGAGCACACAAACTACCCTGACTGCCCTCAACGCTTTTCTGTCTGCTCCCAGGTGCTCACCTCCAAGGGTTTCTCTAGAGGGCGACACTACTGGGAAGTCCGACTGAGCAGCAACAACTTCATTGGCGTCGGCTTGGCTTACAACAGCATCGACCGCAAAGGTCCCACCAGCCGACTGGGCCGCAACACCCAGTCCTGGTGTGTTGAGTGGTTTAATGTCAAACTCTCCGCTTGGCATAACAGCAGTGAGACCGTGCTGGTCAATCCTAATCCAAAGCGCGTAGGTGTGCTGGTGGATTGTGAGGAGGGCATGGCTACATTCTATAATGTGGCTGACAGGGCGTATCCCTTTCACTGCTTTGTGTTCCCCTTTACTGAAGCTGTGTATCCAGCTTTCTGGATTTTCTCAAGTGGCTCGTCCGTTTCTTTGTGCAAACTTCAGGCCTGA